In Helianthus annuus cultivar XRQ/B chromosome 8, HanXRQr2.0-SUNRISE, whole genome shotgun sequence, a single genomic region encodes these proteins:
- the LOC118480926 gene encoding secreted RxLR effector protein 161-like: MDKAHPFSIPMVVRPLDPQKDPYRPQEEGKEVLGPEVPYLSAIGALMYLANNTRPDIAFSVHVLARYSSNPTRRHWNGIKHIFRYICGTQDLGLFYQKDQKSQLVGYADAGYLSDPHKEKSQTGLFTYGGTTISWKSTMQTLTATSSNHAELIALYEAGRECVWLRSMITHIQEACGLEQIKREPTIIYENNAACIA, from the coding sequence ATGGACAAAGCTCATCCTTTTAGCATACCCATGGTTGTTCGACCGCTAGATCCTCAAAAAGACCCTTACCGCCCTCAAGAAGAAGGCAAAGAagtacttggtccagaagtaccgtaCTTAAGTGCAATCGGTGCTCTTATGTATCTTGCAAATAACACGAGACCTGATATTGCATTCTCGGTACATGTACTAGCGAGATACAGTTCAAACCCAACACGTAGACACTGGAATGGAATAAAACACATATTCCGATATATTTGCGggacacaagacttaggtcttttctaCCAGAAAGATCAAAAGTCTCAGCTTGTTGGGTATGCTGATGCTGGATATCTATCAGATCCACATAAAGAAAAATCTCAAACAGGTTTATTCACATATGGTGGCacaacaatttcttggaagtcaactaTGCAAACACTTACAGCAACGTCATCAAATCATGCCGAACTAATTGCACTATATGAGGCTGGTCGAGAATGcgtgtggttgagatcaatgattaCTCACATACAAGAAGCATGTGGATTAGAACAGATCAAGAGGGAGCCGACAATTATTTATGAAAACAATGCTGCTTGCATAGCTTAG